Proteins from a genomic interval of Capsicum annuum cultivar UCD-10X-F1 chromosome 4, UCD10Xv1.1, whole genome shotgun sequence:
- the LOC107867227 gene encoding transcription factor bHLH84: MEHVGAFFDEEWESLSKLFSSNETADFMLQLQGDHGSLLSMNGCDNAGSGYGTEAFCQLSDDPNNNFQYFSQESSITSCGSDPGMFFTNNSSHEHLQHSNNIDDVNNQLLQVAINNHPDDQSIDYFVVDDKNLENLSINQDFQTDMTNKEEMICEQLDNAGISPVSNKEMQLKRKLEKVAPENPKKKARGSQDAQKSTKKKAQPKKGKKNQKMTQIDNEEGEEETINADNQIGQSSSCCSSEDDSNASQELKGGAISSNTKGKSRASRGAATDPQSLYARRRRERINERLRILQNLVPNGTKVDISTMLEEAVTYVKFLQLQIKLLSSDELWMYAPLAYHGMDIGIYQQMLPHLQ; the protein is encoded by the exons atggaACATGTTGGAGCTTTTTTTGATGAAGAATGGGAGTCATTGAGCAAATTATTTTCTAGTAATGAAACTGCAGATTTCATGCTTCAATTGCAAGGTGATCATGGCAGCTTGTTGTCGATGAATGGTTGCGATAATGCTGGCTCGGGCTATGGGACTGAAGCATTTTGTCAATTATCTGATGATCCTAACAATAACtttcaatatttttctcaagaaaGTAGCATTACCAGCTGTGGAAGTGATCCTGGCATGTTTTTCACTAACAACTCGAGCCACGAGCATCTGCAGCATTCTAACAACATTGATGATGTTAATAATCAGCTTCTTCAAGTAGCAATCAACAACCACCCTGATGATCAGTCCATCGATTACTTTGTTGTGGACGataaaaatcttgaaaacttGTCTATTAATCAAGATTTTCAAACTGACATGACCAACAAAGAAGAGATGATATGTGAGCAGTTGGACAATGCTGGAATTTCTCCTGTTTCGAACAAGGAAATGCAGTTGAAGAGGAAACTTGAGAAAGTAGCACCTGAAAATCCAAAGAAGAAAGCGCGGGGCTCCCAAGAT GCACAGAAAAGTACTAAGAAAAAGGCGCAGCcgaaaaaggggaaaaagaatCAGAAGATGACTCAAATCGACaatgaagaaggagaagaagaaactaTTAATGCAGATAACCAAATTGGACAGAGCTCAAGTTGCTGCAGCTCTGAGGATGATTCTAACGCTTCGCAGGAACTAAAGGGAGGAGCAATATCTTCAAACACCAAAGGGAAATCAAGAGCCAGCAGAGGGGCTGCAACAGATCCACAGAGCCTTTACGCAAGG agaagaagagaaagaatcaATGAAAGATTGAGAATCTTGCAGAACCTTGTTCCTAATGGCACAAAG GTTGACATTAGCACAATGCTTGAAGAAGCAGTTACTTATGTGAAGTTTTTGCAGCTTCAAATTAAG TTACTGAGCTCAGATGAACTTTGGATGTATGCACCACTTGCTTACCACGGAATGGACATTGGCATCTATCAACAGATGCTGCCACATTTGCAATGA